A portion of the Natronococcus sp. AD-5 genome contains these proteins:
- a CDS encoding DUF1328 family protein encodes MLEPATAIPLQIGGVSFLYWAVIFFILAIVAAAVGARGVAGVSMEIARIFVLIFLVLAVIALLL; translated from the coding sequence ATGCTCGAACCCGCGACCGCGATACCGCTCCAGATCGGCGGCGTCAGCTTCCTGTACTGGGCAGTGATCTTCTTCATCCTCGCGATCGTCGCCGCCGCCGTCGGTGCCCGCGGGGTCGCCGGCGTCTCGATGGAGATCGCACGCATCTTCGTGCTGATCTTCCTCGTCCTCGCGGTGATCGCGCTTCTCCTGTAG